The sequence below is a genomic window from Tautonia marina.
ACCCCGGGCGCGGCCTTCGCCCTGGCCGACGCCCGCTCCTCGTGCCGGGTTCCGCTCCCTGTCGGGTCCGTCGCGATCCATCGCGCCTCACCCTCCTGGTTCGATCCGCCTGGTGGGTCAATCCTGACCGCCCGCTTTCAACGATCGGAAGGTGCGGGGTCTACCTTGAGCAGAGAACCGGGGGATTTGTGGAAACCTGGAGAATTCGGGAGATTTCAGGAGGACAGGGCAACCCTCAGTGTTCAGGCAAGACGACGGACCACCACCGGCACGAGCAGGGCCAGGGCCACCGCCAGGCCGAGGCTGATCCCCAGTGGGAGCCCGAGGTTGGGACCGAACAGGGCGACGAGGGCCGCGCCGAGGGAGGCCAGCGCCACGGCTCGCCGGGCAGAGAGGCAGGAGGCCAGGAGAATCAGGGCGGCCAGACCGGATCCGACGTGCCGAAAGAGCAGGGCGAGCAGCCCGGGAGCGACCGTCACTCGAAGCGGTTCGGCCCGATCGGCCTGGGCCTGGATCGCCTGGCGGCGGGCGTCGATCGACTGGCGAAGCTGGTCGAGGTCGAGGTCCTCGGGAGATCGGGCGGCCTCGATCAGCTCCGAAGGCGCCTCCTGAGGAATCAGGCGATTCTGATGCGACCAGGCCAGAAACCCGGCCAGCAAGGCCAGACCCACGAGCAGCCGAACACGAGGGCCGGTCAGGGCGTCCAGCAGGGTGAGGGACCGACGGCGGAGGCGGTCGAGAGACGACTCGGCCTCGACCTCGATCAGGACGGTTTCGGGGTTTCGGACCGCCTCGGCCAGGGAGGCGGCGAGAGAGCCGCCGGGCAGTTCCTCGCCACGCTCGAAGGCCCGAGCGCGGGCGATCAAGGCCGGCCCGATCCGCCAAGACCGCCGCCGGGCGGTCAACTCGGGAACCCCGGCGGCCTTCAGGCGAGTCTCTTCGAGGGCAGTGAGGACCGCCCGGTCGCGCTCGTCTCGGCGGAGCATCAGGCGGGTGTCGAGGAACCGCGTGATTCGGCCGAGCAGTTCGACGTGGACCAGGCGATCGGTCCAGGGCACCGCCCGACGTTGCGCGGCGGCCCGGTAGGCGTCGTCGCCAAAGAGGGCCAGGAACAACGGTCCCCAGTGCTCACCACCGTGGTCGATGGCGAAGGACCGGACGCTCGGTTCGGTCAGGCCGTGGACGCGGAGATCCCGGAGCAAGGTCGAGGCCCGCTCGATCGGCTCGCGGCGCTCCTGGGCGAGTCGGTCGTCGATCAGGACCTCGCGGACCCCGCTGAGAATCGCCGCGACGATCCCGAGCGCGATCATAACGCCGAGCAACCCCGCCGCCTTCAGGCCGAGCAGGCCCAGCACGACCGCCCCCGCGACCGTCGCCAGGTCTCGCCCTCGGCCACCCAGGACGAACCGACGAACGCGGTCGAACAGGGCTCCCCCACGTCGGCATCCTCCCACGACGAAGCCGAACAGGGCCGTCATGAACATCAAATGGAGCAATCCCAGCGCCAGGCTCGGCAGACTCACCAGCAAGGCGAACAAGGCCAGGACCCCCGTGCCCCCGTAGAAGCCCAGACTGGCGGTCTTCCCCAGACGAGCGCTCGGCGCTTCGGCGAAGGCCGAGGCAAACGATCGGTACGCCTCGACCAGATCTTCCCGAGGTAGAAAGGTCTCGGGGCTCGGAGCGCCGACGATCCGTTCCAGCTCGGCAACGGCCGGGGCGATCGATGCGAAGCCCCCGTCCGCGACCGGAAGGCGGAGCCTTCGGATCAAGGAAGAGACACTGGCAGGGACGCGGCGGTTGATCGACTCGGGGGGAGGGGTGTCGGGCGGATCGGGCGAGGGACCGGGCGGAGTGCCGGTGAGCCGTTCGTAGAGCAACCGGCCGAGGGCGTCGAGATCCGATCGTTCGGCCGAAGGATCGGGAAACGCGGGGGGATCGGTCGCGTCAGGGGCCTCCGGCGGCGGCGGGATGCGGCCGAGGCCGGTCACGACCACCCGGCCATCGGCCAGCGCGACCAGGGACTCGGGCCGAAGATTGCCGTGGCTCAACCCGTGCTCGTGCAACGCCTGGACCGCCCGGGCCGCCTGGAGCGCCTCGCCCACCACCCGACGAACCGACGAAGGCCCCAGGCGTCGGCTCGGTGTTTCGAGCGAGTCGTCTTCCGGAGCGACCGGAACCTCGGCGCGGACCGTTCCTCCGGGGCGCTCGATCAGAGCCAGGCGACCGTCGAGGGCTTCGAACCGAAGGACCTGGGCGAGGTTCGGATGTCGAACGCGCTCGAGCGCGAACGCCTGTCGGGCAAGGCCTTCGGCGCGGAGCGGGTCGTCCTCGGCGCGCAAGCCGTCGATCCAGAGGGTCACCGCGTCTCCCTCGCCGGGAGACCAGGCCCGGTACGAGACTCCCGAGCCTTCCGGCCCGATCGGCCCGAGCACGGCCAGGCCCGCCCGAGCGGCGGGAAGTCGGGAACGGCGAGGAAGACGGATCATGGCTCAAAGGGCTCATCAATCGCTGCGATCTGATGCGATCCAATCCCGCTTGCCACCGGGTTCAGGCCCGACCGCGTCACCGGGAATCCGCATCGTGTCTGCAATGATGCTACGATACGAGTCCGGGGCCTTCGGGAATAGTCATCGCTCCCATCAATCCACAATCGATCGGAACCGGCATGGCGGCCCAGGCGGGAGTCGGGGTATGCTGGGGCGATCGAGTCGTCACCATCGTTCAAGCCACACCGGACCGGACGATCCAGAGGCAAGGCCGGGGCACGTTCATTGAGGGATCAAACCCGCCGATCGTGAGCGTCGCCGAGCAGAAGGAGGGGTGACGACCGTGGCCCGATCCGAACGCTACTCGATCGTGGTGGCCGACGACGACGATGCCCTGCGCACCGTGACCGCCAACTGCCTGCGAGACGCCGGCATGACCGTCTGGGAAGCGTCGGACGGCAACGAGGCCATCGCGCAGGTGCGGAAGCATCGCCCGCGGGTCCTCGTGCTCGACCTCTGGATGCCCCAGCGAGACGGGTTACAGGTGCTTGAGGCCTTGCGGTTCGATCCGTTGGCCACCGGCCTTCAGGTGGTCATCCTGACCGGCGACGGCCTGGCTGATGGTCGATTGCTCGCGCTGGCCGGAGGAGCCTCCCGCATTCTTCTGAAGGGGGGCCCGTTCGACGAGCTGCTCGACGCCATTCGCTCGTGTGCCGAGCATACCCTCAGCCCCCCGATCGACCTCGACCCGTCCGACGACGAGACCGACGACCACGACCAGGAAGGGCCGGGAGCCGTGCCCGTGCCTCACGATCCTCAGCGCGACCATTACCCCTCCGGGCCCGACCTGCCTTGAGCACCGACGCCTACCGGGATTGCATCGACCGCCTCTACGCCCGGCTTGATTACGAACGGGTCGGCATGCCGGCCTCCGCCTCCTCAATTGAGCTTCGCCTGGCTCGGATGCGGCGGTTACTTCGCCAACTGGGCGACCCGCAGCACCACCTGCGGATCGTCCACGTGGCCGGGACCAAGGGGAAAGGGTCGACCTCGACGATGATCGCCTCGGCCCTTTCGGCCGGCGGCATCAAGACCGGTCTGTTCACCTCGCCGCACCTGCACCGCCTGGAAGAACGGTTCGTCATCGACGGCGCGATGATGGACCCGAGCGAACTGATCGACCTGTATGAATCGGTGCTTCCAAGCGTCGAGACCGTCGAGCGGCAGTGGCCGGCTCCGGTCGGCCTGACCTTCTTCGAGGTCACGACGGCAATGGGCCTGCTCCATTTCGCCCGATCCGGCTGCCGGGCCGTGGCGCTGGAGGTGGGCATGGGAGGACGGCTCGATTCGACCAATGTCGTACGGCCGGCCGTCTCGGTCATCACGTCGATCTCGCTCGACCATGTTCGGCAGCTTGGTCCGACGCTCGGACACATCGCGGCCGAGAAGGGGGGGATTCTCAAGCGAGGAACCCCGGCCGTGATCGGCGTGGCCGAGCCGGAACCCCGAGACGTGATCCACGCCATCGCCAGAGCAAGACGCTGCCCGATTCGTCAAATCGGCGTCGATTTTGAATGTTCGTATGAACCTCCGACGCCTCCCCTGGCTCGCCCCGATCACGGCCGGGTGGCCGTGCGGACCTGGCGGCGCGACTGGGGATCGCTCGCCTGTCCCTTGCCGGGCGAGCACCAGGCGAGGAACCTCGCCGTGGCCCTGGCGGCACTCGACGCGCTGGGCGAATCGAACCCGGAGCTGGATGTGTCGGCCGAGGCCGTCGTCCGAGGGATGGCGGGCCTGCAATGGCCGGCGAGGGTCGAGGTGGTGGGAGAGGCTCCCTGGCTGGTGATCGACGGGGCACACAATGTGGCCTCGGCCGAGGCACTGGCCGAGACGCTTCAATCGTGCTTCCCGAAGGTCCCCCGCACCCTGGTCTTTGGAACAAGCCGCGAGAAGGACTTGCCGGGCCAGCTTCGGGCCTTGCTGCCGCTGTTCGAGGCCGTGGTCGCCACCCGGTTCGTCGAGAACCCGCGCGCGGTCGATCCCGAGACCGTGGCCGAGGCCGTTGTACAGCTTGGCGGCCCGCCCTGCGTGATCGCCGCCGACCCAACGCTCGCGCTGAGCGAAGCCCGGCGGATCACCCCGGCGTCGGGCTTGATTTGCGTGACCGGCTCGTTGTTCCTCGCCGCCGAGGCAAGGGCCTCGGTCCTCGGGCTTCGAGGGGTCCCGGCCGTGCCTCGGCTCGTGACGTGAAGTGTTCGAGAGCCTGCGAGGGAGTCGTGATCGAACGCTGGCCGAACGGGATCAGTTGCCGGTATGATGCCGGGTGAACTGCTTGACGCCGCATCCCCCGGAGCCCGCGCCATGACCCTGATCCGGAACTCCTGCAACATTGTCGTTTTCGTTGGCTTGACGGTGCTGCTCGCCTCGACCGGCCAGGGGGTCCGTGCCGCAGACGACACCGCCAATGCCCTTTCTGACGAGGAGATCGCCGCGGGCTGGATCCAGCTTTTCGATGGCGAGACGACCTTCGGCTGGCAGGTGAGGGCCGAGAATCCGGCCGAGGCCGTTTCGGTGGTCGAGGGGGCCCTGGTCGTCCGGGGGCCGGCCGTGGTGCGGACGACGACTGAGTTCGGCCCGAGCACGATCCGCTTTGCCTGCCGATACGCGGGGAAGGGGGATGCGCTGATGGCCTTGATCCGTCCCGAGGCCCGTCCCGCCGCGCTGGTGACGCTCGATGCCGTGGGCGAGACGGAACCGGAGACCTGGGATCGTTACGAACTGACTGCCGACGACGAGGGGATTGCCGGGAAGATGGAAACCCGGGATGGCGAATTGCTCGCCGCGGGGGAGTTTCAAGAGAAGTATCTCGTTGCGGGTCCGGTGCGTCAGGCGGTGGGCTTCCGCGTCGGTGAGGGGGCCGTGCTGATGCTCCGCGATGTCGAGTTGAAGCCCGAGGCCACGACGCCGATCTTCAACGGCAAGGACCTGAGCGGCTGGAAGGTCCTCGACGGCGGCGAGTCGGTCTACTCGGTGACGGAGGCCGGAGAGCTGAACGTCAAGAACGGTCGGGGGGACATCCAGACCGAAGGCCAGTACGACGACTTCATCCTGCAACTCGACATCTTCTCGAACGGCGAGCACCTGAACAGCGGCATCTTCTTCCGCGCCCTCCCCGGCCAGTTCTGGAGCGGCTACGAATCGCAGATTCGGAACGAATACGAAGGGGACGACCGCACCAAGCCGGTCGATTACGGCACCGGAGCGATTTATCGCCGGGTGGCCGCTCGGAAGGTCGTGGCCG
It includes:
- a CDS encoding response regulator, with translation MARSERYSIVVADDDDALRTVTANCLRDAGMTVWEASDGNEAIAQVRKHRPRVLVLDLWMPQRDGLQVLEALRFDPLATGLQVVILTGDGLADGRLLALAGGASRILLKGGPFDELLDAIRSCAEHTLSPPIDLDPSDDETDDHDQEGPGAVPVPHDPQRDHYPSGPDLP
- a CDS encoding bifunctional folylpolyglutamate synthase/dihydrofolate synthase — its product is MSTDAYRDCIDRLYARLDYERVGMPASASSIELRLARMRRLLRQLGDPQHHLRIVHVAGTKGKGSTSTMIASALSAGGIKTGLFTSPHLHRLEERFVIDGAMMDPSELIDLYESVLPSVETVERQWPAPVGLTFFEVTTAMGLLHFARSGCRAVALEVGMGGRLDSTNVVRPAVSVITSISLDHVRQLGPTLGHIAAEKGGILKRGTPAVIGVAEPEPRDVIHAIARARRCPIRQIGVDFECSYEPPTPPLARPDHGRVAVRTWRRDWGSLACPLPGEHQARNLAVALAALDALGESNPELDVSAEAVVRGMAGLQWPARVEVVGEAPWLVIDGAHNVASAEALAETLQSCFPKVPRTLVFGTSREKDLPGQLRALLPLFEAVVATRFVENPRAVDPETVAEAVVQLGGPPCVIAADPTLALSEARRITPASGLICVTGSLFLAAEARASVLGLRGVPAVPRLVT
- a CDS encoding 3-keto-disaccharide hydrolase, translated to MTLIRNSCNIVVFVGLTVLLASTGQGVRAADDTANALSDEEIAAGWIQLFDGETTFGWQVRAENPAEAVSVVEGALVVRGPAVVRTTTEFGPSTIRFACRYAGKGDALMALIRPEARPAALVTLDAVGETEPETWDRYELTADDEGIAGKMETRDGELLAAGEFQEKYLVAGPVRQAVGFRVGEGAVLMLRDVELKPEATTPIFNGKDLSGWKVLDGGESVYSVTEAGELNVKNGRGDIQTEGQYDDFILQLDIFSNGEHLNSGIFFRALPGQFWSGYESQIRNEYEGDDRTKPVDYGTGAIYRRVAARKVVADDFEWFTKTLIAHGNHFAVWVNGYQVTDWFDDREPADNGRNGFKAAPGVISIQGHDPTTDLSFRNLRIAELPRDE